From Polypterus senegalus isolate Bchr_013 chromosome 15, ASM1683550v1, whole genome shotgun sequence, the proteins below share one genomic window:
- the hgh1 gene encoding protein HGH1 homolog has product MLEDKEAKDLLNFLTLEMRPDLKGQATGYILGLTGSKDGCKCLGNKPEFIKALLTLTSDTSIAVVKDCYNALINLSADETVHHSLLKESTLLSTLLGHLLDPGYIFADQICTILTNLSRNEKTCMDVFRVIQDEVGLAKIVEVFCTEGYNKNASLHYLGPLLSNLTQLPVARHFILDKDRCVIQRLLSYTQYESSTIRRGGVVGTLRNCCFEYSYHEWLLGDKVDILPCLLLPLAGPEELSEEENENLPVDLQYLPEDKKREKDPDIRKMLLETIMLLTATKNGRDIVKKKNSYPIMREFHKWEKEPDVIASCEKLVQVLIGDDPEPGMENLLEVDIPKEIEEKLQVLDEQEQRQIAKEKEELQKREEDSKSNESLQP; this is encoded by the exons atgCTGGAAGACAAAGAAGCCAAAGACCTTCTCAATTTTCTTACTCTGGAAATGCGCCCTGATTTAAAAGGACAAGCAACTGGGTATATTCTTGGCCTTACAGGCAGCAAAGATGGCTGCAAGTGTCTCGGCAACAAACCCGAATTTATAAAAGCACTCTTGACTTTGACATCAGATACATCTATTGCAGTTGTGAAGGACTGTTACAACGCCCTCATTAACTTGTCTGCAGATGAAACGGTGCACCACTCACTACTGAAAGAGTCCACCTTGCTTTCCACATTGCTTGGTCACCTTCTGGATCCTGGCTACATTTTTGCAGATCAGATTTGTACTATTTTGACCAACCTTTCACGAAATGAAAAGACATGTATGGATGTTTTTCGGGTAATCCAGGATGAAGTAGGACTGGCAAAAATTGTAGAGGTTTTCTGTACAGAAGGATACAATAAAAATGCCTCACTGCATTACCTAGGACCCCTTCTTTCCAATCTGACACAGCTTCCCGTGGCCAGACATTTCATACTGGATAAAGACAG aTGTGTAATTCAGAGACTTCTTTCATACACACAGTATGAAAGTTCCACTATCCGTCGAGGAGGAGTTGTGGGTACACTCAGAAATTGCTGCTTTGAATACT cataTCATGAATGGCTACTGGGTGATAAAGTGGATATTCTCCCCTGTTTGTTATTACCTCTTGCTGGTCCAGAGGAACTCTCTGAAgaggaaaatgaaa ATCTTCCTGTAGACCTGCAGTATCTGCCTGAAGATAAGAAGCGAGAAAAGGACCCAGATATCCGGAAAATGCTGTTAGAAACTATAATGCTA CTTACAGCCACTAAAAATGGTCGTgatattgtaaagaaaaaaaattcttatccAATCATGAGGGAGTTCCATAAATGGGAGAAGGAGCCTGATGTGATTGCTTCCTGTGAGAAGTTAGTTCAG gtCCTTATTGGGGATGACCCAGAGCCAGGAATGGAGAATCTTTTGGAGGTTGACATTCCAAAGGAGATTGAGGAAAAACTGCAAGTTTTGGATGAGCAAGAACAGAGACAGATTGCGAAAGAGAAAGAGGAACTTCAAAAAAGGGAAGAGGACAGTAAATCAAATGAATCATTACAGCCTTGA